The Crocosphaera sp. UHCC 0190 genome has a segment encoding these proteins:
- a CDS encoding type II toxin-antitoxin system VapC family toxin: protein MKSVDASFIIRLITSSNNTNSYNIKWQEWQSCNTVIVAPTLIMYEVSNGIYRYQKAGQITQDEAESLLNSALNLGIQFYGDSNLHQEALKLANLYNLSATYDAHYLALAQRLQVELWTADKRLFNTVSPSLSWVKLLEVN, encoded by the coding sequence ATGAAAAGCGTTGATGCTAGTTTTATTATTCGTTTAATAACCAGTAGTAATAATACTAACTCATACAATATTAAATGGCAAGAATGGCAATCATGTAATACGGTTATTGTTGCACCAACGTTGATAATGTATGAAGTGAGTAATGGAATTTATCGTTATCAAAAAGCAGGACAAATTACACAAGATGAAGCGGAAAGTTTATTAAACAGTGCGTTAAATTTAGGCATTCAATTCTATGGTGATTCTAATTTACATCAAGAAGCATTAAAACTTGCTAATTTATACAATCTTTCAGCGACTTATGATGCTCATTATTTAGCTTTAGCACAACGGTTACAAGTAGAATTATGGACAGCAGATAAACGGTTATTTAATACGGTGTCTCCATCGTTATCATGGGTAAAATTACTAGAGGTAAATTGA